One Arcobacter sp. F2176 genomic region harbors:
- the cbiT gene encoding precorrin-6Y C5,15-methyltransferase (decarboxylating) subunit CbiT, whose protein sequence is MVTIIGNGMGKYDFSNLNIDITKYDKILCDVNFKEEQNNILKLKFKEIKEYIVSNYEKENILYVVTGSPLFFSAGIIIANALPKEKVKIINNTSSKDYMMEKLFISEANIDTVSLHGREHFDLSRFLTNSYTFVLCDKDSIEKITQAVKFLNKEDITVSIGYKLGYEDEIIKQIDIFSKECESFDLSKPYVLIIKRNFALKNQVSEDAEFDTQRGMITKKYKRHLSLQNLDLKPNLLLWDIGAGSGSCGIEAYTRYKTRTLFFEKNEERIENIKTNLTNHKVIACELFVGEAQDKFESLEENPQRIFVGGGGEEVIKRLPYLYERLEEAGIMLINAITLKHLSLMNTVLNEVNIDYEIHSISLTTYKGKLDLVEPERQLFQIKIIKEESK, encoded by the coding sequence ATGGTAACAATTATTGGTAATGGAATGGGTAAATATGATTTTTCTAATCTCAATATTGACATAACAAAATACGACAAAATACTATGCGATGTAAACTTTAAAGAAGAACAAAACAATATTTTAAAACTAAAATTTAAAGAGATAAAAGAGTACATAGTAAGTAACTATGAAAAAGAAAACATCCTTTATGTAGTTACAGGAAGTCCTTTATTTTTTAGTGCTGGAATAATCATAGCAAATGCTTTACCAAAAGAAAAAGTAAAAATCATAAATAATACTTCAAGTAAAGATTATATGATGGAAAAGCTCTTTATTAGTGAGGCAAATATTGATACTGTTTCTTTACATGGCAGAGAGCATTTTGATTTATCAAGATTTTTGACAAACAGTTACACCTTTGTACTTTGTGATAAAGATTCAATTGAAAAAATAACTCAGGCTGTTAAGTTTTTAAACAAAGAGGATATTACTGTAAGTATAGGATATAAACTTGGATATGAAGATGAGATTATAAAACAAATAGATATTTTCTCAAAGGAGTGTGAATCTTTTGATTTATCAAAGCCTTATGTACTAATTATCAAAAGAAACTTTGCACTAAAAAATCAAGTAAGTGAAGATGCAGAATTTGATACTCAAAGAGGAATGATAACTAAAAAATACAAACGACACTTAAGCTTGCAAAATCTTGACTTGAAACCAAACTTGCTTTTATGGGATATAGGTGCTGGAAGCGGAAGTTGTGGCATAGAAGCTTATACAAGATATAAAACAAGAACACTCTTTTTTGAAAAAAATGAAGAGAGAATAGAGAATATCAAAACAAATCTAACAAATCATAAGGTAATAGCTTGTGAACTTTTTGTAGGTGAAGCCCAAGATAAATTTGAGAGTTTAGAAGAAAATCCACAAAGAATATTTGTAGGTGGTGGAGGTGAAGAAGTTATAAAAAGGCTTCCTTATCTTTATGAAAGACTTGAAGAAGCTGGAATCATGCTAATAAATGCCATTACATTAAAACACCTTTCTCTGATGAATACAGTTTTAAATGAAGTAAATATAGATTATGAAATCCACTCAATAAGTCTTACAACATATAAGGGAAAACTTGACCTAGTGGAACCTGAAAGACAACTTTTCCAAATAAAGATTATAAAAGAGGAAAGCAAATGA
- the cobM gene encoding precorrin-4 C(11)-methyltransferase, with product MIYFIGAGPGDPELITVKAMNILKKADAVLYTGSLVPKEVLSWCKDDALIVDSQGMKYPEIFEFLSKHKDKIVARVHTGDPSIYSTIAKQIEYLNEQNIKYSVIPGITAAFGAAASLGIEYTIPGVSQTIILTRVEGKTPNPEKLENILACKNSSLAFYLSILLLNKLKKKALELDYSPDTPCWVVEKATWKEEKIYKGTISDIQNKVSHIKGVALILFGEYLNQKETEESHLYVKPLIKELGINKC from the coding sequence ATGATATATTTCATAGGTGCAGGTCCTGGTGACCCTGAACTTATAACTGTAAAGGCTATGAATATCTTAAAAAAAGCAGATGCAGTTTTATATACAGGCTCACTTGTTCCAAAAGAAGTACTCTCTTGGTGTAAAGATGATGCCTTAATAGTTGATTCTCAAGGTATGAAGTATCCTGAAATCTTTGAGTTTTTATCTAAACACAAAGATAAAATAGTGGCAAGAGTTCATACAGGTGATCCATCTATTTATTCAACTATTGCAAAACAAATCGAATACTTAAATGAGCAAAATATAAAATACAGTGTAATACCAGGAATTACAGCTGCTTTTGGTGCAGCTGCTAGTTTAGGCATAGAATATACTATTCCCGGAGTCTCTCAAACAATTATATTAACAAGAGTAGAAGGTAAAACACCAAATCCTGAGAAACTAGAAAATATACTAGCTTGTAAAAACTCATCTTTGGCTTTTTATTTATCAATCTTACTTTTAAATAAGTTAAAAAAGAAGGCTTTAGAGTTAGATTATAGTCCTGATACACCTTGTTGGGTTGTGGAAAAAGCTACATGGAAAGAAGAGAAGATATACAAAGGAACAATTTCAGATATTCAAAATAAAGTATCACATATAAAAGGTGTAGCTCTTATACTTTTTGGAGAGTATTTAAATCAAAAAGAGACAGAAGAATCACATCTTTATGTAAAGCCTCTAATAAAAGAGTTAGGGATAAATAAATGTTAA
- a CDS encoding PLP-dependent aminotransferase family protein: MYFIDKNSKTPLHIQLYEEIKKEVIHNLKVGDKLQSIRKVAIIYNLSKTSVESAYSQLVAEGYIDSYPKSGYFVSDTNYKNFNDDSIISIENEQKADNFIYNFYPARLEKDSFPLKLWKRIFNKAIDERLDFGGYSDGQGEYGLRDEIAKYLIESRGVKCNASQVIVCNGFDDSLGLIIRLINKKYDTLAIEHPGYHIARKVFESSEYKIKKIPVDKNGIDLKELEKSKAKLVYITPSHQYPTGVAMPISNRLRLLDWAEKNEALIIEDDYDSELTYETRPIPALQGLDSFDRVVYVGTFSKSLSPAIRVSYLVIPRFLLKEFNDTFESRVSLFTQKTLEKFMSEGHWERHLRKIRTLNKKKHYLMKKVLEEKLGTTVKIVNQGGGLAIHISPKVSFDWDKLEKLAIKNKIKLHYAKERAGGEWQALMMGFGGFKEEEIQEAVSAFSKIWYECIL, translated from the coding sequence TTGTATTTTATTGATAAAAATAGTAAAACACCTTTACATATTCAGTTATATGAAGAGATAAAAAAAGAAGTAATCCATAATCTAAAAGTTGGCGATAAACTTCAATCCATAAGAAAAGTTGCCATAATATATAACTTAAGTAAAACTAGTGTTGAAAGTGCATATTCTCAACTTGTAGCAGAAGGTTATATTGATAGTTATCCAAAAAGTGGATACTTCGTAAGTGATACAAATTATAAAAATTTTAATGATGATAGTATTATTTCTATTGAAAATGAACAAAAAGCTGATAATTTTATTTATAATTTTTATCCAGCAAGATTGGAAAAGGACTCTTTCCCTCTTAAATTATGGAAAAGAATTTTCAATAAAGCCATAGATGAGAGACTTGATTTTGGGGGATATTCTGATGGACAAGGAGAATATGGCTTAAGAGATGAGATTGCTAAATATTTAATAGAATCTAGAGGTGTAAAGTGTAATGCTAGCCAGGTTATTGTTTGTAATGGATTTGATGATTCCTTAGGATTAATAATTAGACTTATAAATAAAAAATATGATACTTTAGCAATAGAACACCCTGGTTATCATATAGCTAGAAAAGTTTTTGAATCAAGTGAGTATAAAATAAAAAAAATACCAGTTGATAAAAATGGGATTGATTTAAAAGAACTAGAAAAGTCAAAAGCAAAATTAGTTTATATTACTCCGTCTCATCAATATCCTACGGGAGTTGCTATGCCCATATCAAATAGATTGAGGCTTTTAGATTGGGCAGAAAAAAATGAAGCATTAATTATTGAAGATGATTATGATAGTGAATTAACATATGAAACTAGACCCATACCTGCTTTACAAGGTTTAGATAGTTTTGATAGGGTTGTTTATGTAGGAACATTTTCTAAGTCTCTTTCTCCTGCTATTAGAGTTAGTTATTTAGTTATTCCAAGATTTTTATTAAAAGAGTTTAATGATACTTTTGAATCAAGAGTAAGCCTATTTACACAAAAAACTTTGGAAAAATTTATGAGTGAAGGTCATTGGGAACGTCATTTACGGAAAATAAGAACACTCAATAAAAAGAAACATTATCTCATGAAAAAAGTACTTGAAGAAAAATTAGGCACAACTGTGAAAATAGTAAATCAAGGTGGAGGTTTAGCTATACATATTAGTCCAAAAGTTTCTTTTGATTGGGATAAATTAGAAAAATTAGCAATAAAAAATAAAATAAAACTTCATTATGCAAAAGAGAGAGCAGGAGGAGAATGGCAAGCCTTAATGATGGGATTTGGTGGATTTAAAGAAGAAGAGATACAAGAAGCAGTAAGTGCTTTTTCTAAGATTTGGTATGAGTGTATCTTATGA
- a CDS encoding molybdopterin-dependent oxidoreductase, which translates to MKLTACPMDCFDACKVVYKDGTCKPSDDYITNKKLCKNFAYLIQEKNIIDKNLNETLKKVANKLKEPNQKILYYKGTGNMGVMQKVPMKFFEKIGATFAVGDICCAGGEAGIEMGRKYSINPNIEDLQASEVILVWGRNFTQTSAHIYKLVKDKIFITIDPVKTPIAKKSEVFLQIPPKGDYLLAKLLQKALDNEDIDIDDLNKLNITQEQFNKTIELLTKNKVSAMIGIGAQKYKEGAIIIHEMDKVFNKLNLFDGKNRGVWYLGSGTYPFENKISVKPTKTCTYADIKFDDYDVVFIQAANPVISAPNTQYLIESLKNTFVIFMGTTANETSKYADIIIPAKTFLQKKDVRASYGHDEVTFCEVCEENDYAISEYDLTSYLFKEFGFDGLLSEDEYLDCFKTKINDKPDINFINHDTKNVELLDLKDDEFYLITSKNTDNLNSQFKYDDYAYVHPSKGFADNQLVTISSKIDSIQIKVKNDERIYSNSILIYAGNKQVNRLTSNEISDCGTNATFQDIKLTVG; encoded by the coding sequence ATGAAATTAACAGCATGTCCAATGGATTGTTTTGATGCTTGTAAAGTTGTATATAAAGATGGTACCTGTAAACCAAGTGATGACTATATCACAAACAAAAAACTTTGTAAAAACTTTGCATATCTTATACAAGAAAAAAATATTATCGATAAAAATTTAAATGAAACACTAAAAAAAGTTGCAAATAAATTGAAAGAACCTAATCAAAAGATTTTATACTACAAAGGCACTGGGAATATGGGTGTTATGCAAAAAGTACCAATGAAGTTTTTTGAAAAAATTGGTGCTACCTTTGCAGTTGGTGATATTTGCTGTGCTGGAGGTGAAGCTGGTATAGAAATGGGTAGAAAATATAGTATAAACCCAAATATTGAAGATCTTCAAGCAAGTGAAGTGATTTTAGTTTGGGGAAGAAACTTTACACAAACATCAGCTCATATTTATAAACTTGTTAAAGACAAAATATTTATCACTATTGACCCAGTAAAAACACCAATAGCTAAAAAATCTGAAGTTTTTTTACAAATACCTCCCAAAGGAGATTATCTTTTGGCAAAATTATTACAAAAAGCTTTAGACAATGAAGATATTGATATAGATGATTTAAATAAACTCAATATCACACAAGAACAATTTAATAAAACAATAGAACTATTAACTAAAAACAAAGTATCAGCAATGATTGGAATTGGAGCTCAAAAATATAAAGAGGGTGCAATTATAATCCATGAGATGGATAAAGTTTTTAATAAACTAAATCTTTTTGATGGTAAAAACAGAGGGGTTTGGTATTTAGGAAGTGGTACATATCCTTTTGAAAATAAAATCTCTGTAAAACCTACTAAAACCTGTACTTATGCTGATATTAAATTTGATGATTATGATGTAGTATTTATACAAGCTGCAAACCCTGTAATATCTGCACCAAACACTCAATATCTTATAGAGTCTTTGAAAAATACCTTTGTAATATTTATGGGTACAACTGCAAACGAAACTTCAAAATACGCAGATATCATCATCCCTGCAAAGACTTTTTTACAAAAAAAAGATGTGAGAGCAAGTTATGGACATGATGAAGTTACATTCTGTGAAGTATGTGAAGAGAATGATTATGCTATAAGTGAATATGATCTTACTTCATATTTGTTCAAAGAGTTTGGTTTTGATGGACTTCTTAGTGAAGATGAATATCTTGATTGTTTTAAGACTAAAATTAACGACAAACCAGATATAAACTTTATCAACCATGATACAAAAAATGTAGAACTATTAGATTTAAAAGATGATGAATTTTATCTTATCACCTCTAAAAATACAGATAATTTGAACTCACAATTTAAATATGATGATTATGCTTATGTTCATCCAAGTAAGGGATTTGCTGATAATCAATTAGTAACAATATCATCTAAGATTGATTCTATACAAATCAAAGTGAAAAATGATGAAAGAATTTATTCAAATTCTATATTAATCTATGCAGGTAATAAGCAAGTAAATAGACTCACCTCAAATGAAATAAGTGATTGTGGCACTAATGCAACTTTTCAAGATATAAAATTGACTGTAGGATAA
- the aat gene encoding leucyl/phenylalanyl-tRNA--protein transferase yields MKLLDDKEKIYLLDDNNFDFPTLNMMKDDLVAIGGDFHPQRIVNAYQNGIFPWFIDEYNYIHWFSPKKRMVLYPEEFRLTKSLKRVIKNKGFVIKSNERFEDVIKSCANIKRKHEDSTWISHEFIQAYTNLFHLEYAFSIECYLDDKLVGGLYGLLIGDVFCGESMFSLEKDASKVAFYHLCNQAKQNGIKIIDCQVYNEHLASLGAKEIPREEYFKILKNNS; encoded by the coding sequence ATGAAACTATTAGATGATAAAGAAAAAATTTACCTTCTCGATGATAATAACTTTGATTTTCCGACACTAAATATGATGAAAGATGACTTAGTAGCAATTGGTGGTGATTTTCATCCTCAAAGAATAGTCAATGCTTATCAAAATGGAATTTTCCCTTGGTTTATTGATGAATACAATTACATACATTGGTTTAGCCCCAAAAAAAGAATGGTTTTGTATCCTGAAGAGTTTAGACTAACAAAAAGTCTAAAAAGAGTGATAAAAAACAAAGGCTTTGTAATAAAATCAAACGAACGATTTGAAGATGTTATAAAATCATGTGCCAATATAAAAAGAAAACATGAAGATAGCACTTGGATAAGCCATGAATTTATCCAAGCTTATACAAATCTTTTTCATCTTGAATATGCCTTTTCCATAGAGTGTTATTTAGATGATAAACTTGTAGGTGGACTTTATGGATTACTTATAGGAGATGTCTTTTGTGGAGAGAGTATGTTTTCCCTAGAAAAAGATGCTTCAAAAGTAGCCTTTTATCACCTATGCAACCAAGCAAAACAAAATGGCATCAAAATAATAGATTGTCAAGTTTATAATGAGCATCTTGCTAGCTTGGGAGCAAAAGAGATACCTAGAGAAGAGTATTTTAAAATTTTAAAAAATAACTCATAA
- a CDS encoding bifunctional 2-polyprenyl-6-hydroxyphenol methylase/3-demethylubiquinol 3-O-methyltransferase UbiG has translation MALNDKLKWDKKYQNTPSLLEKREPSKKLIHLLTKVKGKKALDVASGAGRNSIYLASKGFDVESIDISQVALDELDKKGFSNITCKLVDLDEYEVSKNAYDLIIMTNFLDRKLIPKLASALKTDGILFIETYMHDEINEKPPSNPDFLLQKGELKSFFSDEFEILDYDEFENEAYELYRMKKQSIEVKKH, from the coding sequence ATGGCACTAAATGACAAATTAAAATGGGATAAAAAATATCAAAATACGCCCTCACTACTTGAAAAAAGAGAGCCTAGTAAAAAACTAATACACTTACTTACAAAAGTAAAAGGCAAAAAAGCTCTTGATGTGGCTAGTGGAGCTGGTAGAAATTCTATTTATCTTGCATCAAAGGGTTTTGATGTTGAATCAATAGATATTTCTCAAGTTGCCCTAGATGAACTTGATAAAAAGGGCTTTAGTAATATTACTTGTAAACTAGTTGATTTAGATGAATATGAAGTATCTAAAAATGCCTATGACCTTATCATCATGACAAACTTTCTTGATAGAAAACTAATACCCAAATTAGCCTCTGCACTCAAAACTGATGGTATACTATTTATTGAGACTTATATGCATGATGAGATAAATGAAAAACCACCATCAAATCCTGATTTTTTATTACAAAAAGGTGAATTAAAAAGTTTTTTTAGTGATGAATTTGAGATTTTAGATTATGATGAATTTGAAAATGAAGCTTATGAATTATATAGAATGAAAAAACAATCAATAGAAGTAAAAAAACACTAA
- a CDS encoding cobalt-precorrin 5A hydrolase translates to MLKIAIISINQPSLNSAIKLNSYLDDYEVDIYGKKDLQSDFDKLICYEKIDSVLENGWKKYDAIICILAMGIVVRKIAPLLESKATDPAVLVMSMDLSKVIPLLSGHIGGANELSDVIAKKIDGCINFISTATDQVKVFAFDIFAKRNGMKIENLNKLANISNRLINKQKVKIFTYKNIFEAIDDKNNLHLISVDEIDENTVIINPLKSSDKLQLKPKIYLGMGCNRNTSFEDIEKAFLYFLDKYNLDLEQIENIASFEAKNDEVGLLTFAKKYNFDIKFFDEKQINALEGEFSPSQAKKFFGLKGVAEPSSVLVSKYKELIIPKEVYEKKITIAGAV, encoded by the coding sequence ATGTTAAAAATAGCAATAATCTCTATAAATCAACCAAGTCTAAATAGTGCAATAAAATTAAATAGCTATTTAGATGACTACGAAGTTGATATATATGGAAAAAAAGATTTACAATCTGATTTTGACAAACTTATTTGTTATGAAAAGATTGATTCTGTTTTAGAAAATGGCTGGAAAAAATATGATGCTATTATTTGCATACTTGCCATGGGAATAGTTGTAAGGAAGATTGCACCACTTCTTGAAAGTAAAGCAACAGATCCAGCAGTTTTAGTTATGAGTATGGATTTGTCAAAGGTTATACCTTTACTTAGTGGACATATTGGTGGAGCAAATGAGTTAAGTGATGTAATTGCAAAGAAAATAGATGGTTGTATAAATTTTATATCAACTGCAACGGACCAAGTAAAGGTATTTGCATTTGATATATTTGCCAAAAGAAATGGCATGAAAATAGAGAATTTAAATAAGTTAGCAAATATCTCAAATAGACTAATAAACAAACAAAAAGTAAAGATATTTACCTATAAAAATATTTTTGAAGCTATTGATGATAAAAATAATTTGCACTTAATTAGTGTTGATGAAATTGATGAAAATACAGTAATCATAAATCCTTTAAAATCAAGTGATAAGTTACAGTTAAAACCAAAAATATATTTAGGTATGGGATGTAATAGAAATACAAGTTTTGAAGATATAGAAAAAGCTTTTTTATACTTTTTAGATAAATATAATTTAGATTTAGAACAAATAGAAAATATAGCTTCCTTTGAAGCAAAAAATGATGAAGTAGGGCTTTTAACTTTTGCAAAGAAATATAACTTTGATATTAAGTTCTTTGATGAAAAACAAATAAATGCTTTAGAGGGTGAGTTTAGTCCTTCACAAGCTAAAAAGTTCTTTGGGCTAAAAGGTGTAGCAGAGCCATCAAGTGTGTTGGTATCCAAATACAAAGAGTTGATAATACCTAAAGAGGTATATGAAAAGAAAATAACAATTGCAGGGGCAGTTTAG
- a CDS encoding DJ-1/PfpI family protein — protein sequence MNIGIYIYDNAEVLDFSGPFEVFSVASRFLDEKEKFNVFLISEKEPTITARGNYKINSHYNFENVPQTDVLIVVGGVHTEEVKKTTVIKWIKEQSKNTKIVASVCTGAFLLAEAKIITNHTVTTHWEDIPDLRNDYPNLNVVENVRWVDEENILTSAGISAGIDMSLHLVSKIKNLDLANQTAKQMQFDWIKS from the coding sequence GTGAACATAGGTATTTATATTTATGATAATGCCGAAGTTTTAGATTTTTCTGGACCTTTTGAAGTATTTTCTGTGGCTTCTAGATTTTTAGATGAGAAGGAAAAATTTAATGTTTTTTTGATAAGTGAAAAAGAGCCTACTATTACAGCACGAGGTAATTATAAAATCAACTCACACTATAATTTTGAAAATGTACCTCAAACTGATGTCCTAATTGTAGTTGGTGGAGTGCATACAGAAGAGGTAAAAAAAACAACTGTAATAAAGTGGATAAAAGAGCAATCAAAAAATACAAAAATAGTAGCCTCTGTTTGTACAGGTGCTTTTTTATTAGCCGAGGCAAAAATTATTACAAATCACACAGTAACAACACATTGGGAAGATATTCCTGATTTAAGAAATGATTATCCAAATCTAAATGTAGTTGAAAATGTAAGATGGGTAGATGAAGAAAATATACTCACAAGTGCTGGAATTTCAGCAGGTATTGATATGAGTTTACACCTTGTTTCAAAAATAAAAAATCTAGACTTAGCTAATCAAACTGCAAAACAGATGCAATTTGATTGGATAAAAAGTTAA
- a CDS encoding DUF6172 family protein: MKKTFKLQIENKKTERVVESIKNEIRKYIKREQRKALPADKNYWFFDCKFAKADETPVEIPLSHVIKSIDLAAADNCETFYLEIIARAEFRKEKQRVQSLDETTSEESETSEEINEEDI, from the coding sequence TTGAAAAAAACTTTTAAACTACAAATAGAAAATAAAAAAACTGAACGAGTAGTAGAATCAATAAAAAATGAGATTAGAAAATATATAAAAAGAGAACAAAGAAAAGCTTTACCAGCAGATAAAAACTATTGGTTTTTTGATTGTAAATTCGCAAAAGCTGATGAAACACCAGTTGAAATCCCACTTTCTCATGTTATAAAATCTATTGATTTAGCAGCAGCGGATAATTGCGAGACTTTTTATTTAGAGATTATTGCAAGAGCAGAATTTAGAAAAGAAAAACAAAGAGTTCAATCTTTAGACGAAACTACTTCTGAAGAATCAGAAACAAGTGAAGAGATAAACGAAGAGGATATTTAA
- a CDS encoding precorrin-3B C(17)-methyltransferase: MNRLYIVSSGAGGVHYITPEARRAIAECEVVVSYTKYARELKSILEDKEVYTSGMTHEIERCTQAIEYAKQGKTTCIISNGDANVFGMATLIVELIDEKNLWDSIELISLPGVTSFLAAASKVGAPVSQDFAIISLSDRLTDINLIDKRVKSALECDFVMGIYNPKSKKRILPYQNFLARLDEVEERIAIIAQNVGRDEKENITITTTTELIKENINHEKVGMNTIIIICNSNTKLTKNGLVLTPRGYLNKYETSGELK, from the coding sequence GTGAATAGATTATATATAGTAAGTAGTGGAGCAGGGGGAGTTCATTATATAACTCCAGAGGCTAGAAGAGCAATAGCTGAGTGTGAGGTAGTAGTATCTTATACTAAATATGCAAGGGAACTTAAAAGTATACTAGAAGATAAAGAGGTTTATACTTCAGGTATGACCCATGAGATTGAAAGATGTACACAAGCAATAGAATATGCAAAGCAAGGTAAAACTACTTGTATAATCTCAAATGGAGATGCCAATGTATTTGGTATGGCAACATTAATAGTTGAATTAATAGATGAAAAGAATCTATGGGATAGTATCGAGCTTATTTCTCTTCCTGGCGTGACTTCATTTTTAGCAGCAGCTTCAAAGGTTGGAGCTCCTGTGTCTCAAGATTTTGCGATAATTTCTTTATCTGATAGATTAACAGATATAAATTTAATAGATAAGAGAGTTAAGTCTGCTTTAGAGTGTGATTTTGTTATGGGAATATACAATCCAAAATCGAAAAAAAGAATTCTACCATATCAAAACTTTCTTGCTAGACTTGATGAGGTCGAGGAGCGAATAGCAATCATTGCTCAAAATGTAGGAAGAGATGAAAAGGAAAACATAACTATCACTACTACAACTGAGTTAATAAAAGAAAATATTAATCATGAAAAAGTAGGCATGAACACAATAATTATAATTTGCAACTCAAATACAAAACTTACAAAAAATGGTTTAGTTCTTACTCCAAGAGGCTATTTAAATAAGTATGAGACAAGTGGAGAGTTAAAATAA
- a CDS encoding NAD(P)H-dependent oxidoreductase, with product MKKTLVILAHPNMKESRLNKEMINSIKDEPFVTINDLYSKYKSFDDIDVKEEQKLLLEHDRIVFQFPLYWFSSPGLLKDWQDKVLEYGFAYGSDGYKLANKEFKIAITIGSPEYAYQSGAYIQASINEILKPFEITAKFIHLTFTSTFTVHRALKITDEELKEKALEYRDILSKQDWSTSLFKYLAEAN from the coding sequence ATGAAAAAAACATTGGTTATATTAGCTCATCCTAATATGAAAGAATCAAGACTAAATAAAGAGATGATTAATAGTATAAAAGATGAGCCTTTTGTAACTATTAATGATTTGTATTCAAAGTATAAATCCTTTGATGATATTGATGTAAAAGAAGAACAAAAACTTCTTTTAGAACATGATAGGATTGTATTTCAGTTTCCCCTTTATTGGTTTAGTTCTCCTGGCTTATTAAAAGATTGGCAAGATAAAGTTTTGGAATATGGTTTTGCATATGGAAGTGATGGTTATAAACTTGCAAACAAAGAGTTTAAAATAGCAATTACAATTGGCTCACCAGAATATGCATATCAATCAGGAGCATATATACAAGCAAGTATTAATGAGATATTAAAACCTTTTGAGATAACTGCAAAGTTTATTCATCTGACTTTTACCTCTACATTTACAGTTCATCGTGCTTTAAAAATAACAGATGAAGAGCTCAAAGAAAAAGCTTTAGAGTACAGAGATATTTTGTCGAAACAAGATTGGTCTACTTCATTATTTAAATATTTGGCTGAGGCTAATTAA
- a CDS encoding pyridoxamine 5'-phosphate oxidase family protein, protein MQKIVEITDKKMIKEVLDKAEYGTLALCIDDKPYSLPINFVEYNNEIFFHGAKKGKKIDYINKNANASFSVVEAYSLLPSYFSTDTGNAAPATHLFKSIIIDGKIEFVEDYNEKAQALEALMKKYQKEGNYTPLHDSMYEKIITATCIYKLIPEQTKAKFKLGQAFTKERYERVTSHLKERGTPKDLETLKLIEEFKRV, encoded by the coding sequence ATGCAAAAAATTGTAGAAATAACAGATAAAAAAATGATAAAAGAAGTTTTAGATAAGGCAGAGTATGGAACTCTTGCTTTATGTATAGATGATAAGCCCTACTCTCTTCCTATTAATTTCGTAGAATATAACAATGAAATATTTTTTCATGGGGCAAAAAAGGGTAAAAAAATAGATTATATAAATAAAAATGCAAATGCAAGTTTTTCAGTAGTAGAAGCTTATTCTCTACTTCCATCTTATTTTAGTACAGATACAGGAAATGCAGCACCAGCAACACACCTTTTTAAATCTATAATTATCGACGGTAAAATTGAGTTTGTAGAAGATTATAATGAAAAAGCCCAAGCCCTAGAAGCCTTGATGAAAAAATATCAAAAAGAGGGAAACTATACACCACTACATGATTCTATGTATGAAAAAATCATCACTGCAACTTGTATATATAAACTTATACCTGAGCAAACAAAGGCAAAATTTAAATTAGGACAAGCCTTTACAAAAGAGAGATATGAAAGAGTAACAAGCCATTTAAAAGAACGAGGAACACCAAAAGATTTGGAAACGTTGAAGTTAATTGAAGAGTTTAAAAGAGTATAA